The DNA region TGAAAGAGCTGAGAGAAATGCCGCGTTCTGTGTAGGAGTAGTCTGGCCGGACATTATCTCGGAAATTACTGTATATGCCTCATCGTAGGTGAGGTCTTCTTTATTTACTATCTTTACGATTGCTTCTTTGATCATTTTTTACACCTCTATCACATATCAATAAAATTCTTTAACATTATCTTTCCGTCCGGAGTCATTATGGATTCCGGGTGGAACTGAACGCCGAATATCGGGTATTTCTTATGTCTTACTGCCATTACTTCGCCGTCGTCTGCAAGAGCTGTAACTTCGAGGCAGTCAGGCATTGTGGCAGGATCGGCTGCGAGTGAATGATAGCGGGCTACCGGAGCACCTTCATCTATTCCTTTAAAAAGCGGGCAGTCGTTCATGAAATTTATTACGCTCTGCTTGCCGTGCATGAGTTCCTTTGCGTAAGTTACCGTCGCACCGTAGGCTGCACATATCGCCTGATGGCCGAGGCACACACCGAGTGTCGGTATTTTTCTGCAGACCGTCTTTGCCGCTTCGATTATAACGCCGGCATCTTCCGGACGTCCCGGACCAGGTGAAAGGATGATGTGGTCAGGAGCGAGTTTTTCGATCTGCTCCACTGTCATTTCATCGTTTCTGATGACCTTAATATCCGGCTCGATCTCGCCGATGAGCTGATAAAGATTGTATGAAAAGCTGTCGTAGTTGTCAATGAGAAGTATCATAAGTCTGCCTCCTCTGCAAGCTTAAGTGCATTTACAACGGCTGCTGCCTTGTTTATGCTCTCCTGATATTCCTTTTCCGGTACAGAGTCGGCTACGATGCCGGCACCGCTTCTTACAAACACCTTGCCGTTTTTCTTGTACGCGATACGTATTGCAATGCACGTATCAAGATTTCCGGTGAAGTCGATATATCCGATGGCGCCGCCGTAGATGCCGCGCTTGTTGTTTTCAAGTTCTGCTATAAGTTCGCAGGCACGGATCTTCGGAGCACCTGAAAGAGTTCCGGCCGGTAAAACTGAGCTTACCGCATCGAGTCCGTCAAATTCATCACGTATCTCGCCGCGTACTGTTGAACCGATGTGCATTACGTGTGAGTAGCGTTCAATGCTGTGAAGCTTTTCAACTTCGACTGTGCCGAACCTGCTTATTCTGCCGAGGTCGTTTCTTCCGAGATCAACGAGCATGTTGTGTTCTGCGAGTTCCTTTTCATCGGCAAGAAGATCAGCTTCAAGAGCCTTGTCTTCGGCATCGGTCTTTCCTCTCGGGCGTGTGCCTGCAAGCGGGAATGTGTGGAGCACACCATTTTCAAGCTTTACAAGAGTTTCAGGTGAAGCACCTGCTATTTCAACGTCTGTTCCTGAGAAGTAAAACATGTACGGTGAAGGATTTATTGTTCTTAATACGCGGTAGGCATTTAAAAGGCTTCCTTCATATTCAGCACTTAAGCGGTTGGAAAGAACTATCTGGAAAATGTCGCCCTCAAAAATGTGGCGCTTTGCCTTTTCTACCATTTCACAGTACTGCTCCTCATTGAAAAGCGGTGTAACTTCGCTCTTAAGATGACCTGCCGGCTCATTTTTCGGTGTGCCGTTTTTAAGGATATCAGCCATCTGACGAATCTCAAGCTTTGCCTTGTTGTATCCGGCCTCGCCTTCCTCAAGACGCATGTTTGCGATGAGGATTATCTTCTGACGGAAGTTGTCAAATGCGATGACCTTGTCAAAGAGCATAAGGTCAACGTCCTTGAAGTTTTCAGTATCTTCGGTATCTATTCTCAGCGACTTTTCCCTGTAGGAAAGAAAATCGTATGAGAAATAACCGGTAAGACCGCCTGTGAATGAAGGCAGATAGTCGAGTTTCGGGCTTCTGTAGTTTGAAAGCACCTGTCTTATCTGAACAGCCGGATCATCGGTCTTCATCTTCACATCTCCGATGGTAAGATCTTCGCCGGATGCTGTGATCGTAAGCTTCG from Ruminococcus sp. HUN007 includes:
- a CDS encoding aminodeoxychorismate/anthranilate synthase component II — its product is MILLIDNYDSFSYNLYQLIGEIEPDIKVIRNDEMTVEQIEKLAPDHIILSPGPGRPEDAGVIIEAAKTVCRKIPTLGVCLGHQAICAAYGATVTYAKELMHGKQSVINFMNDCPLFKGIDEGAPVARYHSLAADPATMPDCLEVTALADDGEVMAVRHKKYPIFGVQFHPESIMTPDGKIMLKNFIDM
- the trpE gene encoding anthranilate synthase component I, yielding MNFLPDFETVKGYAQSGEYDIVPVSLEILSDICTPIEAIKKLKSISTHCYMLESVAEKEKWGRYTFLGFDPKLTITASGEDLTIGDVKMKTDDPAVQIRQVLSNYRSPKLDYLPSFTGGLTGYFSYDFLSYREKSLRIDTEDTENFKDVDLMLFDKVIAFDNFRQKIILIANMRLEEGEAGYNKAKLEIRQMADILKNGTPKNEPAGHLKSEVTPLFNEEQYCEMVEKAKRHIFEGDIFQIVLSNRLSAEYEGSLLNAYRVLRTINPSPYMFYFSGTDVEIAGASPETLVKLENGVLHTFPLAGTRPRGKTDAEDKALEADLLADEKELAEHNMLVDLGRNDLGRISRFGTVEVEKLHSIERYSHVMHIGSTVRGEIRDEFDGLDAVSSVLPAGTLSGAPKIRACELIAELENNKRGIYGGAIGYIDFTGNLDTCIAIRIAYKKNGKVFVRSGAGIVADSVPEKEYQESINKAAAVVNALKLAEEADL